A genomic segment from Desulfurispirillum indicum S5 encodes:
- a CDS encoding diguanylate cyclase codes for MQQTRVLIVEDESIVALDIKSTLKNLGYDVAGICAYGEEAVKAVEDLSPHLVLMDIVLKGDMDGIEAAEIIRQRFHVPVVFLTSHADKQTLERAKITKPFGYIIKPFDDREIHSNIEMALHSHDVEKRLRESEELFRVLAENSVAGIFIVENDRFVYANPEFLKITGYSADELEQIPFSQLLCNEFRYIAESMHNCDVAAKMQKTIRITSRDQDERWLELATNTVVLRDRCSGIGTAMDVNELKQLQMQMEIFATTDMLTGCYNRRKFEDIFRVETERARRYRQPLAAVLFDIDHFKQVNDTHGHNVGDDVLRTLAALVRGSLRPSDYLVRWGGEEFLVLATETNARQGGHLAQRIRRLIERSEFAAVGTVTISLGVTEFVSDDELHTFIKRADDALYLAKNKGRNRVEVHGLSSEEARETGP; via the coding sequence ATGCAACAGACACGCGTTCTCATCGTCGAAGACGAGAGTATTGTAGCACTGGATATCAAAAGCACCCTGAAGAACCTTGGTTATGATGTGGCCGGAATATGCGCCTATGGCGAAGAAGCTGTCAAGGCGGTCGAGGATCTCTCCCCCCATCTGGTGCTGATGGATATCGTGCTCAAGGGCGACATGGATGGTATTGAAGCAGCGGAAATCATCCGCCAGCGCTTCCATGTTCCCGTGGTCTTCCTCACTTCCCATGCCGACAAACAGACTCTGGAGCGGGCCAAAATCACCAAACCCTTCGGGTATATCATCAAGCCCTTTGACGACCGCGAAATTCACTCCAATATCGAAATGGCCCTGCACAGTCACGATGTGGAAAAGCGTCTGCGCGAAAGCGAAGAGCTGTTTCGCGTCCTGGCGGAGAACTCGGTTGCCGGCATCTTTATTGTGGAGAACGATCGCTTTGTCTATGCCAATCCGGAGTTTTTGAAGATTACCGGTTACAGCGCCGATGAGCTGGAGCAGATTCCCTTCTCCCAGCTTCTGTGCAACGAATTCCGCTATATCGCCGAGTCCATGCATAACTGCGATGTGGCGGCCAAGATGCAGAAGACCATTCGGATCACCTCCAGGGATCAGGATGAGCGCTGGCTGGAGCTTGCCACCAACACGGTGGTGCTGCGGGATCGCTGCTCCGGTATCGGCACGGCCATGGATGTCAACGAACTCAAGCAGCTGCAGATGCAGATGGAGATATTTGCCACCACGGATATGCTGACGGGTTGCTACAACCGCCGCAAGTTCGAGGATATTTTTCGGGTGGAGACCGAGCGGGCACGACGCTACCGGCAGCCTCTGGCGGCGGTACTCTTTGATATCGATCACTTCAAGCAGGTGAATGATACCCATGGGCACAATGTGGGCGATGATGTGCTGCGCACTCTGGCAGCGCTGGTCCGGGGCAGCCTGAGGCCCAGCGATTACCTGGTACGCTGGGGGGGCGAAGAGTTCCTGGTGCTGGCGACGGAAACCAACGCCCGCCAGGGTGGCCATCTTGCCCAGCGCATCCGCCGTCTGATCGAACGCAGCGAGTTCGCGGCGGTGGGGACGGTGACCATCAGCCTTGGTGTGACGGAGTTTGTGTCGGACGATGAGCTGCATACCTTCATCAAGAGGGCCGACGACGCGCTCTATCTGGCGAAAAACAAGGGGCGCAACCGGGTGGAGGTTCATGGGCTCAGCTCGGAAGAAGCCCGTGAAACGGGTCCATGA
- a CDS encoding RsmB/NOP family class I SAM-dependent RNA methyltransferase produces MSYSSPLPAEFLQRLTAIVPPSWYEQVFATFHQHRTCSFRVNTLRSSTADALAELSALDISASPVPWCAEAFVVPHGQRSLLSTSAAFSEGRIYIQNLSSMAPVLLLNPRPGEQVLDLAAAPGGKTLHLAALMENRGWISAVEAVKDRFFRLKANVEAFGASIVHTYLRDGRTVGLACPEHFDRVLLDAPCSSEARFHADNPASWQFWSPAKIREAARKQKPLLFSAWQSLKPGGTMVYCTCSFAPEENEAMVAALLKKYGDAVDILPLELPFANTIPGLTHWLGKEFDPRLERTRRILPDAFMDSFYLAHLRKVP; encoded by the coding sequence ATGAGTTACAGCAGCCCCCTGCCCGCGGAGTTTCTGCAACGCCTGACCGCCATCGTACCCCCATCCTGGTACGAACAGGTCTTTGCCACCTTTCACCAGCACCGAACCTGCTCCTTTCGGGTGAATACGCTGCGCAGTTCCACGGCGGACGCGCTGGCAGAGCTCTCAGCCCTGGACATCAGTGCCAGCCCGGTTCCCTGGTGCGCGGAAGCTTTTGTGGTGCCCCACGGGCAGCGCTCCCTGCTGAGTACTTCCGCTGCTTTTTCTGAGGGCCGTATCTATATACAGAATCTCTCCAGCATGGCACCCGTACTGCTCCTGAATCCCCGGCCCGGCGAACAGGTGCTCGATCTGGCGGCCGCCCCCGGTGGCAAGACCCTGCACCTGGCGGCTCTGATGGAAAACCGCGGCTGGATATCCGCTGTGGAGGCGGTCAAGGACCGCTTCTTTCGCCTGAAGGCCAATGTGGAAGCCTTTGGGGCTTCCATCGTACACACCTATCTGCGCGACGGGCGCACTGTGGGCCTGGCCTGTCCAGAGCACTTTGACCGGGTGTTGCTGGACGCGCCCTGCTCTTCGGAGGCCCGTTTTCACGCCGACAATCCTGCCAGCTGGCAGTTCTGGAGCCCCGCGAAAATCCGTGAGGCGGCCCGCAAACAGAAGCCCCTGCTCTTTTCGGCCTGGCAGTCTCTCAAGCCAGGGGGAACCATGGTCTACTGCACCTGCTCCTTCGCGCCTGAAGAAAACGAAGCCATGGTGGCGGCGCTGCTGAAAAAATATGGTGACGCGGTGGATATTCTACCGCTGGAGCTGCCCTTCGCCAACACCATACCCGGCCTGACCCACTGGCTGGGCAAGGAGTTCGACCCGCGCCTGGAAAGAACCAGGCGCATTCTGCCCGACGCGTTCATGGATAGCTTTTACCTGGCTCACCTGCGCAAGGTGCCGTGA